The Setaria italica strain Yugu1 chromosome IX, Setaria_italica_v2.0, whole genome shotgun sequence genome has a window encoding:
- the LOC101775290 gene encoding cysteine proteinase inhibitor 5, with the protein MRSPLAVFPLGVALLLLTAAALPAPSRGEWAPVADTNDLVIRQVGQFALLVYGLAHHRDLAFAGVVRGQTQDAVGGGTNYRLIVAAARPSDGTTAKYDCLVWGVPGSRSDTWKLRRFRKLAGY; encoded by the coding sequence atgaGATCGCCGCTAGCGGTGTTCCCGCTCGGGGTCGCGCTCCTCCTGCTGACCGCGGCCGCGCTCCCCGCGCCGTCGCGCGGCGAGTGGGCGCCGGTGGCGGACACGAACGACCTGGTGATCAGGCAGGTGGGGCAGTTCGCGCTGCTGGTGTACGGGCTGGCGCACCACAGGGACCTGGCGTTCGCGGGCGTGGTGCGCGGCCAGACGCAGGACGCCGTGGGCGGCGGCACCAACTACCGCCTCATCGTCGCCGCGGCCAGGCCCTCCGACGGCACCACCGCCAAGTACGACTGCCTGGTGTGGGGCGTGCCCGGGTCGCGCTCCGACACATGGAAGCTCCGCAGGTTCAGGAAGCTAGCTGGCTACTGA